In Coffea eugenioides isolate CCC68of unplaced genomic scaffold, Ceug_1.0 ScVebR1_2784;HRSCAF=3879, whole genome shotgun sequence, the genomic window GTTATTGGAGGTGGCGAGATTTTGAAGTGAGTAGATTTTCTGTTTTACTTGTGTAATTTGCAGTTTTATTCTATGTAGTTCTTTGATTCGTTGACTTATGCTGTAGGGAATCCCTCAATGCTCCTGAATGTGATGCTATCCACATCACTGAAATTGATGCTGATATTGAATGTGATACTTTTATCCCAGCTATTGATTCCTCTGAGTTTCAGCCCTGGTATTCGTCTTTTCCATCTATTGAAAACAAGCTCCGCCACTCCTTTACTACTTATGTCCGTGTGAGAAATTCAGGAGTTGAACCTATCAGTCAGACCAATGGCGTAATTCCTGGCAACAGTTTGGACATTGCTAAGATTGAAGTTAAGACATTCTCTTTTTTACCTAAAATGATCTTTGAAAGGCATGAAGAGCACAAGTATCTGAGACTTGTGGAAGACATAATCTTAAATGGCACGGCAAAAGATGACAGGACCGGGACTGGTACTATGTCAAAATTTGGTAGTCAGGTATTGAAGAATTAGTGCAagatttttatccaatttttgctAGTTTTCTCTGCAGACAGATGTCTTAAAGTAATTGCGTATATGATGTTATTGTATGCAGATGAGGTTCAATCTGCGAAATTCATTTCCATTGCTGACCACTAAGGCATGATTTTTGGATCATTCGGACTTTCTTATCTTTTTCTTTGCATCACCTCATGTTTACATTATTGTTTAAAGATGTGACCTATGCGGCTGGTTTTGTAGAGAATATTTTGGCGAGGTGTTGTTGAAGAACTTTTGTGGTTCATTAGTGGCTCAACAAATGCTAAAGTAACTCTCTTGTTCTCTTGTTCTCTTACCCCAATGCTAAAGTTACACTTATTGATCCCTTAAACACTAGATATCATTGAATGACACCTTTGGATAACATGGTTTCTGTAATTTATATCTTGAGATGTTCTTCGAAATGCTGCATATTGATCTAGTACATTCTACAGGTATTACAAGAAAAGGGGATTCATATATGGGATGGCAATGCATCAAGGGATTACCTTGACAGGTAGTTGCAGTGTTCTGTTCTTCTACCTGTGTTTGTTTTGGTTGATGCAAGTTTTTCTCTGTTTCAGTATTGGTTTGGCAGAGAGGGAAGAGGGTGACCTGGGGCCTATATATGGATTCCAGTGGAGACATTTTGGTGCTAGGTTGGTGATATCTTTAATAAATCTACTATTGCCTGTATAATTGGTACAGAATTAGTTGTTTTTATTTGGTTGCTTGTTATTGTGATATACAGGTATACTGACATGCATGCTGATTATACTGGCCAAGGATTTGATCAATTGATGGACgtaattggaaaaataaaaaataatccaGATGACAGGCGGATTATACTTTCTGCTTGGAATCCTTCTGATCTGAAGCTAATGGCACTTCCACCTTGTCACATGTTTGCACAAGTCAGTAAATCATTAGCATATAAATGCTTGCTTGGTTGTTGCTATTAGCCTTCTACTCAATCCTTTCCACTCTTTTTGCAGTTTTATGTTGCAAATGGAGAGTTGTCCTGCCAGATGTATCAGCGTTCTGCTGACATGGGCCTTGGTGTTCCATTCAATATTGCATCTTATGCTCTGTTTACATGCATGATTGCTCACGTTTGTGGTGAGATTTGGCAGTAGAAAgcacaatgattagtgatattTTAGTCTTTAATGTCCTGGATAGTGGCGACTACATGTGAGATTCTAATAAAATCCCAAGGTGCAttttgcttttgaaaatggctGGGCCTTGGACATAAAAAAGGCCACTTGCGCTCCTTTACTTTTGGATAAGGGATTCTATTTTTGGGTGATGGCTGAGGGGAGGGGGCAGACGACTCTTCATTTGAACTTTTAGTCTCTTTTACGGTATTATAGAATGCCTACTCCTGGAAAACTTTTTCTCATCTTTAGGGAATGATACCGGccctttcaaaatttttgttagTCCATCTTCAGGCTGTCCATGTGCTGCTTCCTTGGCATGGGGGGAGGGGAAAAGGGAACATAATTCTTGAATTATTTCATGCTGGGGGTCCTTTTGGATATTAATGAAAGGGAGAAGATCTTTTGACATCTTCTTAAAAGTCTGTTTGTTTTCATTAGCAATGTAATTTACAAAGTTATTTCATGGATTCCTTCTACAGATCTTTTACCAGGCGATTTTGTCCATGTTATTGGGGATGCACATGTGTATCGCACACACATCAGACCTCTGCAGGATCAAATTCAAAAACAACCTAAACCCTTCCCAGTAAGTACCACACATGTATGGGATAATACTCGCTGGCGTTTATTCCTCAAGTGTATTGTTAACTTGGGATAAAGATTCAGAAAATGGGTGTTTTGCTGACTTGTGTCTTTGTCTTTCTGGTATTTTTTGAATGACGTTTGTCTGCAGATTTTGAAAATCAATCCTCAGAAGAAAGATATAGAGTCTTTTGTGCCTGCTGATTTTACTCTCCTAGGTTATGATCCTCACCAGAAAATAGATATGAAAATGGCAGTGTAGACTTCTAATGTTGATTAGGAAGAGGAGCATGAAGACTCTTTTGCATCCTGTTCAGCAAAAATGAGCTCTCATTCTGAGGCAAGTGTCTTGGTTTTCTGGGCCATTTCTAAACTAGGTTTTTGCCAGTTAAACTCTTGGATGACTTTGAAGATTAACGCTGATTATTTCAACATGGAATTCTTGATATTTACAAGTCAAACAATCACAGGTGGCATATGTTCAATTATCTCTGAATACGTTAGGCATTCTTTTTTCTTGTAAATTTGCTCCTAGAAGTGCTATGACTTGCATATTTTTTATGACTATGGACATCTCAAGACGTGTATTTCATTGATCCCTTGTTTTTTAATTGTCCTTGTTATATGCACCAAGCGCATATTTATTTGCATTTAGGGGTGTTCTGCATCTTCAGCAAACCAATTCGCAGTTCTAGTGCTACCTATACTTCTGTCTGCATTCTATTGAGACTTTTTTTTATCTCTGCCTCTCATAAATGTTTCTAATCGTGGTTTTGGATTAGCCACAGGCACACGTATATGGAGGTTTCTTGTAGTTTACCATATTTCTGAAATGCTAAGCATCCAACCATTCTGAATCTGAACTTGTAACTTTTTATCATATGTTTTGGAATTTGCAGGCTGGAGACTCGTAAGAATTGCAAAATGGATCTACTTGATTGTTGAATATTCAGGAATAGAGAATCCTTTAGTTCCACAGGGAATTGGTGGTTCTAAGGTGATTTAGATTACATAATCCTGGAACTTGGAATTTTATTGACTCTACACCTTAAAACTTGTACACACTTTCCTGTGTGGTTGATATCTAGTATATGAGATTTGCCTAATTAACagtctctgtgtgtgtgtgtgcgcgcCTCAGTGTGTATGGTATATGGTATTTTGGTTTATTCCTGGCAGGTGTGCTGGTTGTGGTTTCAGGTACATGTCTGATACTTGATTAAAAAACAAGCACTATTTCCTTTCGCATTATTGCGGTTAATAATGAAATAAACATGGAATTGGGTCTGCAAGTGCAGTATGACCTAATTCGGGAAGTGAAGTTTCCTTAGTTTCATTTTCTGTCCATAAGGAGGATTACATATTTGTCCATTGCAGAGCCACTGTGACCTTTCCCTAAGGCGATGGTATATTACTACACTGCATGAATTAGACGTAGAAATGTAGAAGTGACTTACAAGTTAGCCTATTTTCTTCATAGTACAACTCGGTGATCGGGGTCATTTGAGGTAGTTTGTAGCATGTACCTTGACAATGGTGTGGAATGTTAGCAAAATAAGAAGAGAAGCTTTCATTCCCTTTTACCCTTTGCCATCTGAGAGAGACCTTAAGCAGAATCTCAGAATCTTGAGAAACAACGCAGCACTGCTTAGAAGTTGGAATTTTTGGGTTAATGGGCGAATTGGTTTTGGTAGAGATGCTGAATTTCCAATTCTCTGCGGGTTGGAATTTTTCCATCTTTTGGTGGCAATGCCAATATCAGGTTTTATCGTTCCTGGAAAGACCTTATGTACAGAAAGGCAGCACTATCGGTTAGATCAGGAGACTCAAAACTCTCTTCATGAGAACATCCTCATTTTCTATTCTTGCAGAGAAATATGCAGAGCATGTAATGAATGAACTTAATGCTACAGGGAATATAGTAATTTTCACGCAAAATTCCCAACAATTGAAAATGTTATTGTTTGCAGGGAGTGTCTGTTCTGGACAGGTAACACAGAGTAGCTATAACCTTGTAACAGCAGTTAACAAGAATCTTGggatgcatttgataaaattaaagtttgaaaattgaaatatgaaatttgaattcattaagttatgaattgttaaatattaaatgtgatgcatttgagtgtatattacattaaatgataagtgaatagcttcacttatcatttaattttgagaGTAAGTTTTGCTTAGGAAATttagtgtcacttaattaatttagatattctatttttggttatcaaacgtacttgaatatattaagatcagaattcattaattttaaatGTTGAATTGGGTTATCCAACAGAGTATTAGTCAGGTGCGAATTATATTATATGGTCAAGTGTGCCTAGATTCATTCCTGCCTTTGCCCTCAAATTCAAGGAGAAGTTTCCCAATAGAAGATCCTGAAACTATCTTCAGTTCTTGAGTTTCCTTTTCTGCTGAAGCAATGGAGTCAGGCTTCTAATATAAAACTAGTAGGAAAAGCACACATTATAGGTGTCAGAATTAAGGACAAAAATTAAGTTGTTTTAACTGAAACCAAATTACGATCCTTAGATCTAGGTTGGATGTACCATCTACAATTGACTTTATAAGTTGACAGATCAAATAAGATCAACCTTAAAAGTTAAGCAACTATTAGAGTCATTTACACTATTTCACACACAATCTtggccccccccccccctttccACCCCCACCACCCTATGGCCTCCAAATCCCCAAGTGTGGACCATCCTTTCACCAATAACTTAAATGTCCAGCCAATTAATTTAGGTCTTGTTTGATAATTCAGTTCAACAtctaaatttaatagattcggattttaatatgtttagacccgtttgataacaaaaaactgaacatctgaattaattaagtaacACTACTTTCCTAAGCAAAACTTGCACCTAAAAGTAAATGATAAATTATTTACTTATCACTtgatgtgatatacactcaaaatgtattagatttaatacttaacaattcaataatttagtggattcagattttaaatttcaattttcagacttcatttttatcaaataCACCCTTAGTGTAGCTAAGAACCAAAAAACACAGGTTCTTTTCTCTTCTATTTTTCTTAATGGCTATTAAGAAAAATTCCTAGCCCTCGTCACACTCCTACTCTCATGCTTCTTAAGTTTCATCCCTCTGCTGCTGTTGGAAAAAATTTTAACCTAATATTGGTCCACAGTCAAATCCTTTTATCAACATTATACTTTTTTAATAGACACGCCACAAACTCTTGACATGTAATTTGTAATCTCTAAAATACATGTCACAATGGTTATAATCCCTACACTTTATAGCTTAAAACATAATAATGCCATGACATTATCTATAATAAACTCGAAAGAATTCGTCCAAAACCTACCGAGCCTCCTCTCTTAATATGTTTTAACAAAcaaagaaaaccaagtaaagAAACTTTTGACAATTGAGagttgaaataataaaaaaaaaaattgagagttgAGACCtggaagaaataaaagaaaaaagtaccATAAAAGAAGACTAAAGATGTTCCAAGTTTGAAATAATACAGAAAGTAATCAGGTTAATCAAATGGCAGTGCTGGAGAGTCTGGTGCAATCACCGAAATCAAGAAGAGAATGCTGCATGGGTATTCATGTCTAACAATATGCAAGTTGATTCCCTACAATCTTTAGCTTTATTTGACAATTCCCTAGTACCAACTTGACAGTATTCTTGAAACTGTTATATTAAGCGAGCCTTCCTAGACTGAGCACAAAGCATAGGAAATACAAGAAGATGGCATCTTCAAGTTTCTTCAAGAAGATGGCATCTTCAAGATTCAACTCTGTATAAATTTTATCATTGTGTTAATCACAATGTTGAACCTTCGATACAGTTCTCTAACTCTTGTTGAACGCCAAACAATGCTTCATTTAGCTGAGTTCTCCGATCTACTGCTCAAAACCTGAGGTGCTTGGCCATCCAAGCCCAAGCCTGATCTTGCTTTTTCACCATTGGCTGAATCCCATGTTCAATCAGCGGTTATTTGTGCCAAAAAGCTAGCATTCAGCTTAGAGTCCGAAGTGGAGGGCATGATTATGAAGGCCTCTCTTACACTTCTGTAAGTAAATCACTATCTATATTGATCGATCTGGCCAAACCTCGATCCATCAACATTAGCATAGATGACAGTAGTGCACAACTGGGGAAGTTTATTATAGGATTGCGCAGAAAAGCAAAACTCATGCTTTTCCTGCTGGCCTTTGCATGAGCTTAGGAGTTGGGGGACACATAACAGGAGAAGCGCAATGTGGCCTTGGGTCTGATAATGCGATTGATGCTCGAATAGTTGATGCAAACGGAAAAATCATTATTGATCGGTCATCTATGGGAAAGGATCTGTTTTGGGCTATCAGAGGAGGCAGCTTTAGAATTCTCCTTGCTTGGGTACCACGGTTGGTTCCAGTACCGGTAATTGTAACAGTTTTCACTGTTCCAAGAACTTTGGAACAAGAGCAACCAAATTACTTTACAGATGGCAAGGAATTACAGATCAGGTTGACGAGGATCTATTCCTTAGAGTCGTCATACAGCCCGTAAATGCAAGTAATCAGAATGGAAAGAGGACTATACAAACTGCTTACAATGCTTTATTCCTTGGAGGAGCTGACATGCTCCTCCTAGTAATGAATAAAAGCTTTCCTGAACTGGGATTGGCAAAAGAAGACTCTATTGAAATGAGCTGGATTAAATCATTGTGTACATTGCCAGCTTAATGATGAATGTACCGCCTGAAATTTTGCTTCAGGGGAAGTCATCATACACCAGGACTTGCTTCGAAGCCAAGTCAAACTGTGTAAAAAAACCCATCCCTGAATATGCACTTGTAGGGATATGGAAAAGATTTTGGGAAGAAGATTCACCATTCGCACTCTGGACTCCTTATGGTGGAGTGATGAATAAAATATCAGAAAGTGAAACCCCTTTTCATCGCAGAAACGGCACAAAATTTATGATCCCATGGTTGTCAACATGGCAAAGTGGAGCCTCAGACAAGATAACCACAAAAAAACACGTTGAGTGGATCAGAAGTTTGTATGATTTCATGACTCCGTTACATAGCTGTCTGCACTTGATGCTTGAAGAATACTCGTTTGAAGATTTCTCTTTTTGCACcttacctcttttttttttttttggacattgCTCATGTTTCATGACTGTTTTCAAGGTACAAGGATCAAAATACCTGCGTGGTCCTCCATGATTCTGGAGAGAAGCTGTATAAACCCCCTTTGGACTTTCAACTTGTTGGACAGTTGAAGAAACATAGAGGGGCGGATACTATATCTTTTTGGCTGCCTCAGGCTCCGCCTGGTTTTGTTTCATTGGGTCGTGTCGCTTTTAAGAGTGCTGCAAAGCTGTCTGATTTCAGCATCCTAAGATGCATTAGTAGTGATATGGTCACAGGGGATCTTTTCTTGTGGGATACATCTAATACAAAATTCATGAAAGAACCATTTATGTGGATGGTTGGCAACGAATTGAGTACTTTTATTGTACGTGGTGATTTCAGAAAACCCCCAAAATGATTTGCCTTAAAACTTGCTGATCCAGACATTCTAGtgattgatgcagaaataagaACTTTCTCTGCTGCTCTTTTAGGTGACCATACTggcttgttttgttatttttcagTTGGGATACTCTGTGCCATTACTCGGTGCCAAATTCAGTGCCAATCCCACTTATCACGTGATggtagaagaaatttaaataaacagTACATGACAAGTTAAATAAATAGGATATTTGACATAAATATAGAAGTGAtattgaaatgttactggaaATTGACATTGGAAATCACATGTGGTTATTTTTGTCAATCTTCTTCTCATCATTGGCAAATGTTTGAAATACTAACTATATCCCAATAACTTTGGATTCGAACTGCCTATGATGACTATTAACAAGTCATTTAGATAGTATTGCTCCCTTCTTTCCCTGTTTAAGAGCAGTGCATTTGTTATGTCTTTTCTTCTGACATTTGTTGAAAGAATCCCAAATTACTCTTCATTTGTATATCATGGAAGTGAAGTCATTGAGACACAGGCATTGTCACAAGTGGCAGTTAAGGGGATTAGAGAATTGAATAAAATCTTTTGGGATTTGAAACTGTACATTGTCTTTACAGCATTGCTCTAATCAAATATGTAAGCTTTGCCAATAATTCTGGCAAATTCTTCATAGTTTTTCTCTGAAGCTTCAcccatttctttccttttttcccccttAATTTAAGTGCATGGAAGTACCAAATAGGCAAATAACGCAGACTCTATTTGTGTATAGATAATAATGATAAAAGTGGTAATTATttgtaaaaattattttcatagaaattgattttaaactttgacaattgattaaaaaaaataagtatgtgaaaataaaaatggatatttttttttaaagaaactAGTAATAGCATATAAGAGATATAGACTCTCTCTAGTAAACActaggagagagaaaatcctTACTATAATACTCTAGGAGAGACTTTattaaatagaaaacaaaatcggagaaagaggaagaggaaaagaaattttgacTTGGGCTCCGGATCTCCCTCCTATGAAGGATGAATAGTTGAGAGAAAGTtgagaataaataaaaagtagagAGAACTGGTGAGTGGCATAGAGAGTAGTATGTCAAACTAAGACCAGATCCTACTTAGTTTCTAATACTTATTGTCATCAACCACTATTTTATTCTAAATCAATAGATATGATATAATGAATTTTAAtcatcataaaaaattaaaaagagtaTCATATGAAACTTTAATCATCAATTAATATGGGCAAAATTAgaataacaaaaactaagatcatAACAAATGCTTACACTTAGATTCCAAATTATCAAGACTCATGGTACTTTTTACATAGTAATGATAATAATaagggaaaatcgtccaaaacgtccctcacattttgtaaaataactttttcatccctcacttttaaaagtgtaattttatatcccttacatattcacatcggacaaatttagtccctaactaggtttccgatcattttttggccagaatccatcatgtgcaaggcacgtgatcatttttgaagagtaaatttgtcaaattatattttacataatctgatctatagtcctccatattttataaaataaattttttcgtctctcacattttataaaatgatttttttcatccctcacatttcacaaaatgaatttctccatccctcacatttcaaaaaatgaatttttcatttctcactaattatgtgtgtgaatacatttttttaaacacatgtatatatctatttgattttgcttaatgATAATAGCATAAACACATGTATGTAATTGGGCCCAACTTGTGGgctatcttctctttttgtatgattatgacaaatatttaccaatagaaccttaatttgtatattcttattgtattttgactGAAAATAGCTTTATTGGCCAACTTGACAATGAATGCAAGATTATTTACTCGCTAATACCagatgaaatcaaatgatcacatataatatatggtattcgtattgttaagtgaaattaaatagacacatacatatatttatgctattcatattattaagcaaaatcaaatagacatatacatgtgtttaaacaaaatgtattcacacacatttttttttttagggtttccctcacatacataattagtgagggatggaaatatttattttttgaaatgtaagggatggagaaattcattttgtgaaatgtgagggataaaaaaattattttataaaatgtgagggacgaaaaaatttgttttataaaatgtggaggactatagatcagatatgtaaaatataatttgataaatttacccttcaaaaatgatcacgtgccttgcacgtgatggattccagccaaaaaatgatcggaaacttagtgagggactaaatttgatcgatatgaatatgtaagggacataaaattacacttttaaaagtgagggacgaaaaagtcattttacaaaatatgagggacgttttggacgattttccctaaTAATAATGATTATTTCATAGTTACGTAGTAATAGGGATAACTAACTGATATAAGTTAGAGTTTCTCatgaatttgtaattttttcaatataatTAGACTATTTTATCCTTTTGTATAACTATAAGTTTAAAACGTGAGATAAAAGTTAACACTTTTAAGCATTAATTGACTGcgcgaaagaaaagaaactgcAGAGTTTTATGTGACTCAATAACAAATGTGGAATTAATCTTTGATTTTTATTCCATCAACACTATTGTTACACTATAATAGGTTTAATGCCACACCATATTGCTTATGAAGGACCAGGGCAGCTAGTGTTCCATAACACCCTATAATAGTCTCAATGTTACGCCATATAAGAACCATGAATCAATTTAACCATAGTACTCTAAgtgtctgtttgataacataaaaaagtgctgaaactgaattcattcaaacattcagatgttttgggtgtttgataaataaaaatttttctgcttAACTTATTAAGTGGTACTGAATTTgaatgtatttttttcagcacaagaatcgtaATTGAATGTTTAATTTGATAAGAATCAAGAGATTTACTTCAACTactttatcttatctaccaaatctatccttgtttgttaattatattcaaaatccttatctaattaaacaacctaatattctctatccaaaatctttatctaattaaacaaccagACATTCTCTGTCTAATGGCtttctacttctattttctcCCTATTTAATGACTTTTTTACAATTTCTCCATGCTACTCACATCTGTCTACTCatctttttccatctttctactcttttataattttgtcattttttcctcccaattttttttattgctacCGTACTCACCGATCTCAAATTCATTATTTCCAAGGTAGCGTCAACATTTTTCCATTGAAGTAATTAAATTTCTATATAATTTGGTGTGAATTTAAAACTTGTTTATTGTAGCTTCCTTTTGCTTATATTTGGACTTTTCTTATCAAACTctgatttaaaaatatatttgcaccgatatttggacttttccataatatatttcttcttttatattactttgatttaaaaataaatattgtcattttcatacctaacaattttaaactaattaaatcataggttctatttcctttttggattaaaagatagaaggcaaaattgtacaatttagcttattaagcattaagttataaatgtttatcaaacaaTATAAATATGTTCAGCATTAAGATTCAGATATTCATATAtctcttttcagtgcttaatattcaacaaattaattgtttcagtattcagaattcagaattcaaattcagttttatcaaacggagccTAAGTCGTTGGGCATTGGTATAATAATTAGGATTGAAATTCAAAAGTTAGAAAATTTGACTTTAAATCCCCTTTTCCCACTTCATGTTTTATACCTCACCTCTCCTCTCCCATACTAAAAACATTTTTAAAAAACCTATAATATCCTATAACAGTTTTCATGCTACGAGAAAACCATACTATCCTATAGCAATTTTCACGTTACACCATATATGGTTCGAATACACAAATAACCAGCCATTTGTTAGAATACTAATCCACAAAAGGTGATAACCAGCCATTTGTTAGAATACTAATCCACACAAGGTTTTGCACCTTCCTGACAATATTCTAATACATTGTCAAGCAAGCAATTAGAGGAAGGGTTAGTTTCAAAAGAGTGAGTATTTATTCAAATCTGCCTTTTCATTCCGTTTCTTAAATCTCACCTTTTCCtgctacaaaaaaaaatattgagtATTTATTCATTAACTTTTTTTTGGAACGGACAAGATTGAGTACCGATTAGTTAAAATTTAAAGATGAGACTCATTTAGTAAAAATTGTTTGAGGGAATGATTTCTTAACCCAAAAATTGGATTCACTTCATATAATATCCTTCTAATTTTTTTATCCACGTATCCTTATAAAGATTGAAGATTGACGATTGAATTTGGGAGCATGATTGTAACATCTTTAATGTGAATTCCTTCATTGTACCAAAACTGGGCGGTAGCGATGGTTGCTTAGATCGTGATTGGAGGTATTATTGGAACAAAGTAATCGATCATGCTCATGGTTCAACTGTTTATGTTAAGAGGATAAGTAAGGTGGAGAGTAGTTCAAGTGACTTGAACCCAATAAATTAATCTCAATCTCCTAAAGAAGGATGATAAGGAGAGAGATGGGGGAAAAATTATCAGAATAGAATCTAGCAACCTTAGATAATCAAGAAGTAGTATAAAACAACAGAAAACAATTATGTGTAAGAGGTATATGAAGTTGCTAAGGTTGAGATGAAGTCGGTAAGGTTGGGAAGAAATGGTTAAGCTTGGGAATGAAATTGCTGTTTTGAGAGAGGCATCTATTCCTcgtctgtcttttttttttttttgtatgcaTGACCCCATTTAATAGCGGTAAAAAGTGAAAAACTTGTAATGTTTCTTTCGTCCCTTCTGCATAGATTTGGGAGCGTAGTGCAATCAGGTAACATGTAATAAAGAGTTCACACAAAATCAGCCACTCCTAATCTTTGTTTTTTTCCACAAAATATCAGCCACTCCTAATCTATTCCTAGAGATAAGAGTCTATCATCCAACACAAAATATCTCTAGAGTCTATCGGTAAGAATCCTAGTTACTCATCCTGTGGCTCTAGCTTTGGACTTGAAGGCTGTGGCTCTAGCTTTGACTTGTGCTTGTCCCTTGGGCTTCAGCTTGGAGCCTTTAAGCTGTCATCTTCATTGAGTCCATAGTAGGAGGCATCAAATGCAACTCCTCCAAGCTTAAGTTGACGGTTACAGTCGTGAGAATCCAGCCGTGATTTGTCAAACAGATTACCACAATGGCTGCACTCTTTCAATTTATCCAGATTGTTTTTTGATCTCTTCTTCCCGGATCCGTAATGCTCATCCAGGACCCGCATATACCTCTTCGGCAAATCAATGTAATGCCGCCTCAGTTTCTCAATAGAAGGAGAACACTGAAAACGGCAATGATAACATTGAAACACCCTATCTCCAGCTTCCtc contains:
- the LOC113757158 gene encoding putative bifunctional dihydrofolate reductase-thymidylate synthase, which produces MSGESSTALSNGNAGAPSDRHRTYEVVVAVTSKMGIGMDGKVPWKLPTDLKFFKDITVTTSDPTKKNAVIMGRKTWESIPLEHRPLPGRLNVVLTRSGSFDIATAENVVICGSLLSALELLAASPYCLSIEKVFVIGGGEILKESLNAPECDAIHITEIDADIECDTFIPAIDSSEFQPWYSSFPSIENKLRHSFTTYVRVRNSGVEPISQTNGVIPGNSLDIAKIEVKTFSFLPKMIFERHEEHKYLRLVEDIILNGTAKDDRTGTGTMSKFGSQMRFNLRNSFPLLTTKRIFWRGVVEELLWFISGSTNAKVLQEKGIHIWDGNASRDYLDSIGLAEREEGDLGPIYGFQWRHFGARYTDMHADYTGQGFDQLMDVIGKIKNNPDDRRIILSAWNPSDLKLMALPPCHMFAQFYVANGELSCQMYQRSADMGLGVPFNIASYALFTCMIAHVCDLLPGDFVHVIGDAHVYRTHIRPLQDQIQKQPKPFPILKINPQKKDIESFVPADFTLLGYDPHQKIDMKMAV